From Spiroplasma monobiae MQ-1, a single genomic window includes:
- a CDS encoding HIT family protein — MDCIFCKIINKEMDAKVIYENEYTLAFLDIFPNSNGHSLVIPKKHFENFEETDDFYLQEVVKTKKIVSKILKDKLNPKGMNYVSNQGSEAFQMVFHYHEHIIPKYIKDEGYAFKINAQNLSSIDEVFEKLK, encoded by the coding sequence ATGGATTGTATATTTTGTAAAATAATTAATAAAGAAATGGATGCAAAAGTAATTTATGAAAATGAATATACATTAGCGTTTTTAGATATATTCCCCAACAGTAATGGACACTCACTTGTGATACCTAAAAAGCATTTTGAAAATTTTGAAGAAACAGATGATTTTTATTTACAAGAAGTTGTTAAAACTAAGAAAATAGTTTCAAAAATATTAAAAGATAAATTAAATCCAAAGGGAATGAATTATGTTTCAAATCAAGGATCAGAGGCATTTCAAATGGTATTTCACTATCATGAACACATAATTCCAAAGTATATAAAAGATGAGGGATATGCTTTTAAAATTAATGCACAAAACTTATCATCTATTGATGAAGTATTTGAAAAACTAAAATAA
- a CDS encoding 3'-5' exoribonuclease YhaM family protein: MINQINADSKLVTLIARIEKTILSTGNNGSNYLILNLVDMSGRIEARLWNSTDKDSEELKNGEIVKIEAATNVYRQQLQLKVNSYEIIKEEDFAKHDIKEEMFSISAPINVDNNYEKLIDFIESIKNDIYRTLTLSIIKQYEVEFKTYPAAVSIHHNVIGGLFWHSYSLLMGAKAIKDVYKYAEIDWELVYCGAILHDIGKVIEMDGKNASEYTDEGRLLGHISIGNTFVSNKAIELGYKDSREVLKLQHVILSSHGKNEYGSPVEPNLIEGVIISSLDAMDARIYKINDELAKVEKGAWTGRILSEEGRSYLNHYDKKESN, translated from the coding sequence ATGATTAATCAAATTAATGCTGACAGTAAACTAGTAACTTTAATAGCTAGAATAGAAAAAACTATATTATCAACAGGAAATAATGGATCGAACTATTTGATCTTAAACTTAGTTGATATGTCTGGGAGAATAGAAGCTAGACTTTGAAATTCAACAGATAAAGATTCAGAAGAATTAAAAAATGGAGAAATTGTTAAAATTGAAGCTGCAACAAATGTTTACAGACAACAGTTACAATTAAAAGTTAACTCTTATGAAATAATTAAAGAAGAAGACTTTGCAAAACACGATATTAAAGAAGAGATGTTTAGCATTAGTGCACCTATAAATGTTGATAACAACTATGAAAAATTAATAGATTTCATTGAAAGTATAAAAAATGATATTTACAGAACATTAACTTTATCAATAATAAAACAATATGAAGTTGAATTTAAAACTTATCCTGCAGCTGTAAGTATTCACCATAATGTTATTGGTGGGCTTTTCTGACATAGTTACTCTCTTTTAATGGGGGCAAAAGCCATTAAAGATGTATATAAATATGCCGAAATTGACTGAGAATTAGTTTATTGTGGGGCAATACTTCATGATATTGGAAAAGTAATTGAAATGGATGGTAAAAATGCTTCTGAATATACTGATGAAGGAAGATTGCTGGGTCATATTTCTATAGGGAATACTTTCGTTTCCAACAAAGCCATTGAACTAGGTTATAAAGACAGTAGAGAAGTATTGAAATTACAACACGTTATATTATCGAGTCATGGTAAAAACGAATATGGATCACCAGTAGAACCAAATTTAATAGAAGGTGTAATAATATCTTCTTTAGATGCAATGGATGCAAGAATTTACAAAATTAACGATGAACTTGCAAAGGTTGAAAAAGGTGCTTGAACCGGAAGAATTCTTTCTGAAGAGGGAAGAAGTTATTTAAATCACTATGATAAAAAAGAGTCTAATTAG